Proteins from a single region of Anthonomus grandis grandis chromosome 18, icAntGran1.3, whole genome shotgun sequence:
- the LOC126746908 gene encoding aldo-keto reductase family 1 member B1-like gives MAPQVPKIKLNNGTEIPVIGLGTWKSKPGEVEQAVKDAIDVGYRHIDCAYVYGNEKEVGAALKAKFADGTIKREDIWITSKLWNTYHRPDLVEKNLNMTLSNLGLDYLDLYLIHWPAGYKEELADFPIDESGKMQFSDVDYVDTWKAMEELVRKGLIKTIGLSNFNKAQITRVWDNSTIKPAVLQIECHPYLNQSKLIAFAKSKGIAVTAYSPLGSPDRPWAKPGDPQLMEDPKLIELAKKYNKSPAQVLLRYQIDRGVITIPKSVTKSRIQQNFEVFDFQLTPEDIEYLNSFDCNGRLCPLAAGYGHKYHPFENDEY, from the exons TCCAAACCCGGTGAAGTGGAACAGGCGGTCAAAGATGCAATCGACGTCGGCTACAGACACATTGACTGTGCATACGTCTACGGCAACGAAAAAGAGGTTGGGGCGGCCCTTAAGGCCAAATTCGCCGATGGTACTATCAAGAGGGAAGACATTTGGATCACTAG CAAACTGTGGAACACTTATCATAGACCAGATTTGGTGGAGAAAAACCTGAATATGACCCTGAGTAACTTGGGGCTGGATTATCTGGATCTGTATCTGATCCATTGGCCTGCTGGTTATAAG gaaGAATTAGCGGACTTCCCTATCGACGAATCTGGAAAGATGCAATTCAGTGACGTTGACTACGTGGACACCTGGAAAGCCATGGAAGAGCTTGTTCGTAAGGGTTTAATCAAAACCATCGGTCTGTCCAACTTCAATAAAGCACAAATCACAAGGGTCTGGGATAATTCCACTATTAAACCTGCTGTTCTCCAA ATCGAATGCCATCCTTACCTAAACCAGTCAAAATTAATTGCTTTTGCCAAGTCCAAAGGGATTGCCGTGACTGCTTATAGTCCCCTGGGTTCTCCTGATAGGCCTTGGGCTAAACCAG GTGATCCACAGCTAATGGAAGATCCAAAACTGATCGAGCTGGCTAAGAAATACAACAAATCACCAGCTCAGGTGCTCCTGAGGTACCAGATCGACCGTGGGGTCATCACTATCCCAAAATCGGTCACGAAGTCTAGGATCCAGCAGAACTTTGAGGTTTTTGACTTTCAGTTGACCCCAGAAGACATTGAGTACCTTAACAGTTTTGATTGTAATGGGAGATTGTGTCCTTTGGCCGC tgGATACGGCCATAAATACCATCCCTTCGAGAACGATGAATATTAG